A genomic region of Oncorhynchus mykiss isolate Arlee chromosome 2, USDA_OmykA_1.1, whole genome shotgun sequence contains the following coding sequences:
- the LOC110496295 gene encoding WASH complex subunit 1 isoform X2: MKERSQAPVGEKSKRMSVKQCLEGQVYSVPLIQSDLRREEAVHQIADTLLYLETISTDIFTRVSESVERNRCQLQSVTDRIRLAQARVNKIKGSKKATKVFSSAKYPAPERLQDYSSIFSGATDPASQTRPRYRIQAKLRPLDDKALQEKLCYYPVCVSSKKRSEDETEEGLGGLPRNISSVSSLLLFNTTENLYKKYVFLDPLAGAVTKTHTTLETEKEEKPFDAPLSITKREQLERQTAESYFYVPDLGQVPEIDVPSYLPDLPGIADDLSYSQDLGPGIAPSGPTHTFPELPSFSGEDMPGSQFQVAVPPPPPLPPPPPPEPTHIPTPPPGLPPPPPPPPPEPANSPADASTVGAPSEVVESNSRASLLESIRNAGGIGKAKLRNVKERKMEKKKQKEQEQVVAAASGGDFMSDLFNKLAMRRKGISGKGPVGGDSGEGPAGSGSAFARMSDVIPPLPAPHQPTTEDEDDWEA; this comes from the exons ATGAAAGAGAGGTCACAAGCACCTGTAGGTGAAAAGTCAAAAAG gatGAGTGTGAAGCAGTGTCTGGAGGGTCAGGTGTACTCTGTGCCTCTGATACAGTCAGACCTGAGGAGGGAGGAGGCTGTTCACCAGATAGCAGACACCCTGCTCTACCTAGAGACTATCTCTACTGACATCtttaccag AGTGTCTGAGAGTGTAGAGCGGAACCGCTGTCAGCTGCAGAGTGTGACAGATCGAATCAGGCTAGCCCAGGCCCGTGTCAACAAGATCAAAGGTAGCAAGAAGGCCACCAAG gtgttctCCAGTGCTAAGTATCCAGCTCCAGAGCGTCTCCAGGATTACTCCTCCATCTTCAGTGGAGCCACAGACCCTGCCTCCCAGACACGCCCCCGATACCGTATACAGGCCAAACTACGACCCCTTGACGACAAGGCCCTGCAG gAGAAGTTGTGTTATTACCCGGTGTGTGTGAGCAGTAAGAAGCGTTCGGAGGATGAGACCGAGGAGGGGCTGGGCGGTCTGCCTCGAAACATCTCCTCTGTCAGCTCCCTGCTGCTGTTTAATACTACAGAGAACct GTATAAGAAGTATGTGTTCCTGGACCCCCTGGCTGGGGCGGTGACTAAAACACACACCACTCTGGagacagagaaggaagagaaaccATTTGACGCTCCCCTATCCATAACCAAGAGAGAACAGCTGgagagacag ACAGCAGAGAGCTACTTCTATGTTCCAGACCTGGGTCAGGTCCCAGAGATAGACGTCCCCTCCTACCTACCAGACCTGCCAGGCATTGCTGACGACCTGTCCTACAGCCAAGACCTGGGGCCCGGCATCGCACCCTCTGGACCCACACACACCTTCCCTGAACTACCCTCCTTCTCTGGGGAGGACATGCCCG GTTCTCAATTCCAAGTTGCAGTCCCGCCTCCTCCCCCActtccccctcccccaccaccagAGCCCACACAtatccccacccctccccctggtctcccccctcctccacctcctcccccaccaGAGCCTGCAAATAGCCCTGCAGACGCCagcacag TGGGCGCTCCCAGCGAGGTGGTTGAATCAAACAGCCGGGCCAGTCTACTAGAGTCCATACGCAACGCTGGAGGCATTGGAAAGGCCAAACTACGCAACGTCAAAGAACGcaagatggagaaaaaaaaacagaaggaGCAGGAACAag TGGTAGCAGCAGCCAGTGGAGGAGACTTCATGTCAGATCTCTTCAATAAGTTGGCCATGCGAAGGAAAG GTATCTCTGGTAAGGGTCCTGTAGGCGGGGACTCAGGGGAGGGCCCAGCTGGATCTGGCAGCGCATTCGCTAGGATGTCCGATGTAATCCCGCCTCTTCCTGCCCCCCATCAGCCAACCACTGAAGACGAGGACGACTGGGAGGCCTGA
- the LOC110496295 gene encoding WASH complex subunit 1 isoform X3 yields the protein MVRMSVKQCLEGQVYSVPLIQSDLRREEAVHQIADTLLYLETISTDIFTRVSESVERNRCQLQSVTDRIRLAQARVNKIKGSKKATKVFSSAKYPAPERLQDYSSIFSGATDPASQTRPRYRIQAKLRPLDDKALQEKLCYYPVCVSSKKRSEDETEEGLGGLPRNISSVSSLLLFNTTENLYKKYVFLDPLAGAVTKTHTTLETEKEEKPFDAPLSITKREQLERQTAESYFYVPDLGQVPEIDVPSYLPDLPGIADDLSYSQDLGPGIAPSGPTHTFPELPSFSGEDMPGSQFQVAVPPPPPLPPPPPPEPTHIPTPPPGLPPPPPPPPPEPANSPADASTAPVVGAPSEVVESNSRASLLESIRNAGGIGKAKLRNVKERKMEKKKQKEQEQVVAAASGGDFMSDLFNKLAMRRKGISGKGPVGGDSGEGPAGSGSAFARMSDVIPPLPAPHQPTTEDEDDWEA from the exons ATGGTCAG gatGAGTGTGAAGCAGTGTCTGGAGGGTCAGGTGTACTCTGTGCCTCTGATACAGTCAGACCTGAGGAGGGAGGAGGCTGTTCACCAGATAGCAGACACCCTGCTCTACCTAGAGACTATCTCTACTGACATCtttaccag AGTGTCTGAGAGTGTAGAGCGGAACCGCTGTCAGCTGCAGAGTGTGACAGATCGAATCAGGCTAGCCCAGGCCCGTGTCAACAAGATCAAAGGTAGCAAGAAGGCCACCAAG gtgttctCCAGTGCTAAGTATCCAGCTCCAGAGCGTCTCCAGGATTACTCCTCCATCTTCAGTGGAGCCACAGACCCTGCCTCCCAGACACGCCCCCGATACCGTATACAGGCCAAACTACGACCCCTTGACGACAAGGCCCTGCAG gAGAAGTTGTGTTATTACCCGGTGTGTGTGAGCAGTAAGAAGCGTTCGGAGGATGAGACCGAGGAGGGGCTGGGCGGTCTGCCTCGAAACATCTCCTCTGTCAGCTCCCTGCTGCTGTTTAATACTACAGAGAACct GTATAAGAAGTATGTGTTCCTGGACCCCCTGGCTGGGGCGGTGACTAAAACACACACCACTCTGGagacagagaaggaagagaaaccATTTGACGCTCCCCTATCCATAACCAAGAGAGAACAGCTGgagagacag ACAGCAGAGAGCTACTTCTATGTTCCAGACCTGGGTCAGGTCCCAGAGATAGACGTCCCCTCCTACCTACCAGACCTGCCAGGCATTGCTGACGACCTGTCCTACAGCCAAGACCTGGGGCCCGGCATCGCACCCTCTGGACCCACACACACCTTCCCTGAACTACCCTCCTTCTCTGGGGAGGACATGCCCG GTTCTCAATTCCAAGTTGCAGTCCCGCCTCCTCCCCCActtccccctcccccaccaccagAGCCCACACAtatccccacccctccccctggtctcccccctcctccacctcctcccccaccaGAGCCTGCAAATAGCCCTGCAGACGCCagcacag CTCCTGTAGTGGGCGCTCCCAGCGAGGTGGTTGAATCAAACAGCCGGGCCAGTCTACTAGAGTCCATACGCAACGCTGGAGGCATTGGAAAGGCCAAACTACGCAACGTCAAAGAACGcaagatggagaaaaaaaaacagaaggaGCAGGAACAag TGGTAGCAGCAGCCAGTGGAGGAGACTTCATGTCAGATCTCTTCAATAAGTTGGCCATGCGAAGGAAAG GTATCTCTGGTAAGGGTCCTGTAGGCGGGGACTCAGGGGAGGGCCCAGCTGGATCTGGCAGCGCATTCGCTAGGATGTCCGATGTAATCCCGCCTCTTCCTGCCCCCCATCAGCCAACCACTGAAGACGAGGACGACTGGGAGGCCTGA
- the LOC110496295 gene encoding WASH complex subunit 1 isoform X1 — MKERSQAPVGEKSKRMSVKQCLEGQVYSVPLIQSDLRREEAVHQIADTLLYLETISTDIFTRVSESVERNRCQLQSVTDRIRLAQARVNKIKGSKKATKVFSSAKYPAPERLQDYSSIFSGATDPASQTRPRYRIQAKLRPLDDKALQEKLCYYPVCVSSKKRSEDETEEGLGGLPRNISSVSSLLLFNTTENLYKKYVFLDPLAGAVTKTHTTLETEKEEKPFDAPLSITKREQLERQTAESYFYVPDLGQVPEIDVPSYLPDLPGIADDLSYSQDLGPGIAPSGPTHTFPELPSFSGEDMPGSQFQVAVPPPPPLPPPPPPEPTHIPTPPPGLPPPPPPPPPEPANSPADASTAPVVGAPSEVVESNSRASLLESIRNAGGIGKAKLRNVKERKMEKKKQKEQEQVVAAASGGDFMSDLFNKLAMRRKGISGKGPVGGDSGEGPAGSGSAFARMSDVIPPLPAPHQPTTEDEDDWEA, encoded by the exons ATGAAAGAGAGGTCACAAGCACCTGTAGGTGAAAAGTCAAAAAG gatGAGTGTGAAGCAGTGTCTGGAGGGTCAGGTGTACTCTGTGCCTCTGATACAGTCAGACCTGAGGAGGGAGGAGGCTGTTCACCAGATAGCAGACACCCTGCTCTACCTAGAGACTATCTCTACTGACATCtttaccag AGTGTCTGAGAGTGTAGAGCGGAACCGCTGTCAGCTGCAGAGTGTGACAGATCGAATCAGGCTAGCCCAGGCCCGTGTCAACAAGATCAAAGGTAGCAAGAAGGCCACCAAG gtgttctCCAGTGCTAAGTATCCAGCTCCAGAGCGTCTCCAGGATTACTCCTCCATCTTCAGTGGAGCCACAGACCCTGCCTCCCAGACACGCCCCCGATACCGTATACAGGCCAAACTACGACCCCTTGACGACAAGGCCCTGCAG gAGAAGTTGTGTTATTACCCGGTGTGTGTGAGCAGTAAGAAGCGTTCGGAGGATGAGACCGAGGAGGGGCTGGGCGGTCTGCCTCGAAACATCTCCTCTGTCAGCTCCCTGCTGCTGTTTAATACTACAGAGAACct GTATAAGAAGTATGTGTTCCTGGACCCCCTGGCTGGGGCGGTGACTAAAACACACACCACTCTGGagacagagaaggaagagaaaccATTTGACGCTCCCCTATCCATAACCAAGAGAGAACAGCTGgagagacag ACAGCAGAGAGCTACTTCTATGTTCCAGACCTGGGTCAGGTCCCAGAGATAGACGTCCCCTCCTACCTACCAGACCTGCCAGGCATTGCTGACGACCTGTCCTACAGCCAAGACCTGGGGCCCGGCATCGCACCCTCTGGACCCACACACACCTTCCCTGAACTACCCTCCTTCTCTGGGGAGGACATGCCCG GTTCTCAATTCCAAGTTGCAGTCCCGCCTCCTCCCCCActtccccctcccccaccaccagAGCCCACACAtatccccacccctccccctggtctcccccctcctccacctcctcccccaccaGAGCCTGCAAATAGCCCTGCAGACGCCagcacag CTCCTGTAGTGGGCGCTCCCAGCGAGGTGGTTGAATCAAACAGCCGGGCCAGTCTACTAGAGTCCATACGCAACGCTGGAGGCATTGGAAAGGCCAAACTACGCAACGTCAAAGAACGcaagatggagaaaaaaaaacagaaggaGCAGGAACAag TGGTAGCAGCAGCCAGTGGAGGAGACTTCATGTCAGATCTCTTCAATAAGTTGGCCATGCGAAGGAAAG GTATCTCTGGTAAGGGTCCTGTAGGCGGGGACTCAGGGGAGGGCCCAGCTGGATCTGGCAGCGCATTCGCTAGGATGTCCGATGTAATCCCGCCTCTTCCTGCCCCCCATCAGCCAACCACTGAAGACGAGGACGACTGGGAGGCCTGA